The Toxorhynchites rutilus septentrionalis strain SRP chromosome 1, ASM2978413v1, whole genome shotgun sequence genome contains the following window.
tgactCTATGTGAATGGGcccagcttatttcatacatacatcttttatttcaataatgattttaaaaaaaatcgcattaaTCTTGtccatttagcatgatatgtgcAAGTGTTCATTTTACTCATATTTCACTTCAGACCCACGCTGAACAAATGTTCGATTCTACAGCAATATACTGTTCAATTTTTAtaacatgcccatttcctggAATAGATCCTCCGTTTTGAGTTCGCCGAAcaattttctatcggtcgcagttGGGGGGCGTTGGACTTAGACATTTCCTTCTTGCTGATAGTCAACCACAGAAAAACATTGTTCGGAAACTTCATGGGGGAGATATATTTGACTTCATCGCTTACCTTCTCGGTGAGAGCGTTGAGTACCCGGTCTCTTTTCACTCGTTGCCGTCCAGCGTCAAGTAGGTTTCGTTATCCATTATGAGCATGAGGTCGTATTTAGCCGGAAAGGTGTTTTTCAGCAATGCCATTCTGGACAATTCACTTCTGGTCAGACACGGTCAGCCTCGACTGTCGCTTTCGCATAAAATGTACATTTTGGCCAGGTACTTCATTCCAATTGGCTGGTTGCTCCGATGATGAGGCCACATTGCTCTCggtcttcctcttcagcatcagCAACGCGCAACCGGAAGCAGGCTTTCGTTCGACGCTCTCGCTTTTTTCAGAAGAGATAGTGTTCGGATGAACTATTTATTTTGCAGCAAACTTTTGGAGCAGCTCAAAAACTCGTTGATTTTTACAGGTTCCGTTACAGATTTCTATACTCACTCAAATAGTTTCCTCCTTCCTAACGATATTAATCTTCCCTGGTCCTTTCCTAATTTCTCCGAATCCTCTCCTACTGTATTTCCTGCatccaatcattttttttattaattattttaatgatttattttctttttttttaggtACTTACAGCTTAATATCGAAATTgcaattgaaatatatatttaattgTTTCGATTGTATAATTGTGTCGAATTTGAATAAATTGTATCGATTTGAATAAACTTCAATAACATTCTCATGAAATGAATTACTCAATAGCTTACTTTTTCTCTTTATTCTACTGCATCTTCTGTCACTGTAATTGGTTCTCGCCCATTACACCGACATTGAGAAATTAATGCCCAGCGGTGTGAACACGCCCCTGCCCGTAACATCCGGTCAATCTTCCTGGAGTTCCGGATTTACCTTACTGGACTTCTAACACCGCTAGATTTGCCGCAGCACGCCTGTATACTTTACCGTCTGCTGTTCCTATTTCCGCTTGACGAATCCTTCCATCCGCTCCCTTGATTACTTTCTGTACAAGTCCTCGTTTCCAATTTTTTCGATCCTTTCCCTCAACAACAAACACTAGATCTCCGACTTCCagtggttttttttcttcgaaccATTTGGAACGACGATTCAGTGTGGGTAGGTGTGGGTGGGTAGGCTCCTTTGACCAGCGTTCCCaaaacttattggccaaatacCTTGATCGTTTATAGACGTTGCGAAGAGTTTCAGAAAATTCAACCGAGTTATCCAGGTGTACATCTTCACTTGTCGTTGTTCCACGGATGAAGTGGTTCGGAGTTATCTTGTGGAATATACGTCAACGGGCGGGAGTTTATCAAGTCTTCAGCTTCTGCTAACGACGTTACGAGAATCTCATCCGTCATTCTTTGTCCGTCGTCCAATGTGCGTAGAGCCTCTTTGACGGACCGTACCATCCGTTCCCAAACACCGCCCATGTGCGGTGTTCCGGGAGGGTTGAAATGCCACGATGTAACAGGTGATATGATTTTCTCTGCACACTCGTGGTTGATTTTGTTTATTTCGCCTCTCATGACGGTATTTGCTCCATGGAAACACGTAGCATTGTCCGAAAATATTTGTTCTGGGACTCCTCGTTTGCTCGTGAATCTTTTGATCGCCATCAGACAAGATTGTGTGCTCAGACTATAGACCACATCCAAGTGTACGGCTCTAACAGCCATACACGTAAACACCGCTACCCATCGTTTCTCATTTCTGCGGCCAACCGTTACGTCAACCGGTCCCAGATAATCTATTCCTACTGCGCTGAAAGGTCGTAGGTGAGGTGTAGTGCGCTGAATGGGTAATGGGGCCATCATCGGTATAGAAGGTTCACATCGATTTACCTTGCACCACACGCATTCCTTGGACACCTGTCGGATAGCTGCACGCGCGTTCGGTATCCAGAATTTCTGACGCAACTCGTTGAACACAGTCTCTCTGTTTGCATGGCCAAACTTTTCGTGTAAGTGCATAATTAATTTTCTTGTTATTTCTTGTTTCCCCGATAGTATAATCGGGAATCTTTTATCGAATGGAATTGCTTCATTTATTTCCATTTTACCACGAACTCTCAGAACACCTTCTGCATCTAGTGTCGGAGAAAGTTTATACAGGCTGCTAGACTTCTCGATCTTCCTCGGCGAGCGTCCCGTTTCATGTTGAAGATTTTCTGTGAGTGCGCTCATTTCGTCTGGAAAACTATCAAATTGTGATTGCTTCCATAAAAtgttttctgcatgttgaagtTCATTTTGCTGAAGCGGCTGTTGAACAGTTGGAAATTTTGCCTTCAACACTGAACGTTGATACTCCGTAGCCTGAGAAGTAATGGTTGGCAACCCGGCTTTCCTGAGCCTACAATTGGTGACAAATCGAACAACGGTAGCGGTAACCCGCAGTAACTTTGTCCAACAAGAAATTTTGCCCACGGCAACCACCTCATGGAACGACAATAATCCTCTAGCCTCCTCATTAGTCTCATCGATTGGGTCGGCAGAAGG
Protein-coding sequences here:
- the LOC129761710 gene encoding uncharacterized protein LOC129761710, with the translated sequence MRDWRWVPSKRNIADVLTKWGRGPPLQRNSEWVDGPTILYQSSCQWPSADPIDETNEEARGLLSFHEVVAVGKISCWTKLLRVTATVVRFVTNCRLRKAGLPTITSQATEYQRSVLKAKFPTVQQPLQQNELQHAENILWKQSQFDSFPDEMSALTENLQHETGRSPRKIEKSSSLYKLSPTLDAEGVLRVRGKMEINEAIPFDKRFPIILSGKQEITRKLIMHLHEKFGHANRETVFNELRQKFWIPNARAAIRQVSKECVWCKVNRCEPSIPMMAPLPIQRTTPHLRPFSAVGIDYLGPVDVTVGRRNEKRWVAVFTCMAVRAVHLDVVYSLSTQSCLMAIKRFTSKRGVPEQIFSDNATCFHGANTVMRGEINKINHECAEKIISPVTSWHFNPPGTPHMGGVWERMVRSVKEALRTLDDGQRMTDEILVTSLAEAEDLINSRPLTYIPQDNSEPLHPWNNDK